A single genomic interval of Oryzias melastigma strain HK-1 unplaced genomic scaffold, ASM292280v2 sc00387, whole genome shotgun sequence harbors:
- the LOC112141883 gene encoding gastrula zinc finger protein XlCGF57.1-like isoform X2 translates to MDGKAAARVKPRYLLTEEDLCNQQRNFRVDQENPESPQIKEEPKETKLLQIKMEQEEPEPPHIEEEQEYPVSPQIEEEQEEPQTIQIRNTHTLMEIPTLEEHVDSEADGNNQLSFNGTDSQDEEGNQHEESTSTPDEETEPQSRDQRKRRDRSHVQSVVSSYMSESQCDSDVSKKFKRTTLVKKCKQSLKENRRYSTKSGKRTRIPHDVSVHMRIKSDERPYVCKECDNSFSHVNKLKRHMRIHTGGKPFMCRECDKSFSQKCNLKTHMKTHTGEKPFMCKECDRSFSNPSHLKSHIRTHTGEKPFSCKECDNIFNDKSHLKSHMRIHTGEKPFMCKECDRSFSVKSSLKRHMRIHSGEKPFMCKECDRSFSVKSGLKSHIRTHTGEKPFSCQVCDKSFSDAVSLKRHMRTHTGEKPFSCEVCDRSFIDAVSLKRHMKTHTGEKPFMCRECDRSFSIKSSLKEHMRTHTGEKPFSCKECDRSFSVRSGLKKHMRTHTGEKPFSCKECDRSFSIKSSLKEHMRTHTGEKPFSCKECDRSFSVRSGLKRHMRTHTGEKPFLCQECDKSFSQIAHLKSHMRTHTGEKPFSCTECDKSFSRKSQLKRHMRIHTAEKPFLKQGKPTVGEP, encoded by the coding sequence ttaaagaagaacCAAAGGAAACAAAACTTCTACAGATTAAAATGGAgcaagaggaaccagaacctccacataTTGAAGAGGAACAAGAGTATCCAGTATCCCCACAGATTGAAGAAGAGCAGGAGGAACCCCAAACTATACAGATTAGGAACACTCATACCTTAATGGAGATTCCTACTTTGGAGGAACATgttgacagtgaagcagatggaaacaatcagctgagctttaatggaactgatagtcaggatgaagaaggaaaccaacatgaagaatcaacatcaactccagatgaagagacagagccacagagcagagatcagaggaagagaagagacagaagtcatgtccaaagtgtggtcAGCTCTTACATGTCAGAAAGTCAGTGCGACTCTGATGTTAGTAAAAAGTTCAAGAGGACAACTTTGGTGAAGAAATGCAAACAATCCCTAAAGGAAAATAGACGTTACTCTACAAAGTCTGGTAAAAGAACAAGAATTCCACACGATGTGTCTGTCCACATGAGAATTAAGTCTGATGAAAGACCTTAtgtctgtaaagaatgtgataacaGTTTTAGTCatgtaaataaacttaaaagacacatgagaattcaCACAGGAGGGAAGCCTTTTATGTGTagagaatgtgataaaagttttagtcaaaaatgtaatctcaaaacacacatgaaaactcatacaggagaaaagccctttatgtgtaaagaatgtgatagaagttttagtAATCCTTCTCATCTCAAATCACACATtcgaactcatacaggagagaagcctttctcgtgtaaagaatgtgacaatatttttaatgataaatctcatctcaaatcacacatgagaattcatacaggagagaagccctttatgtgtaaagaatgtgatagaagttttagtgttaaatctagtctcaaaagacacatgagaattcattcaggagagaagccctttatgtgtaaagaatgtgatagaagttttagtgttaaatctggtctcaaatcacacattcgaactcatacaggagagaagcctttttcgtgtcaagtatgtgacaaaagttttagtgatGCAGTTTCTCTCaagagacacatgagaactcatacaggagagaagcctttttcgtgtGAAGTATGTGACAGAAGTTTCATTGATGCAGTTtctctcaaaagacacatgaaaactcatacaggagaaaagccttttatgTGTagagaatgtgacagaagttttagtatTAAATCTAGTCTCAAagaacacatgagaactcatacaggagagaagcctttctcgtgtaaagaatgtgacagaagctTTAGTGTTAGATCTGgtctcaaaaaacacatgagaactcatacaggagagaagcctttctcgtgtaaagaatgtgacagaagttttagtatTAAATCTAGTCTCAAagaacacatgagaactcatacaggagagaagcctttctcgtgtaaagaatgtgacagaagctTTAGTGTTAGATCTggtctcaaaagacacatgagaactcatacaggagagaagccttttttgtgtcaaGAATGCGACAAAAGCTTTAGTCAAATAGCTCATCTCAAATCGCACATGAGAAcgcatacaggagagaagcctttctcgTGTacagaatgtgataaaagttttagtcgaaAATCTCaactcaaaagacacatgagaattcatacagcagagaagccttttttaaaGCAAGGGAAACCCACAGTAGGGGAGCCATGA
- the LOC112141883 gene encoding gastrula zinc finger protein XlCGF57.1-like isoform X3 → MSEVKPRYLLTEEDLCNQQRNFRVDQENPESPQIKEEPKETKLLQIKMEQEEPEPPHIEEEQEYPVSPQIEEEQEEPQTIQIRNTHTLMEIPTLEEHVDSEADGNNQLSFNGTDSQDEEGNQHEESTSTPDEETEPQSRDQRKRRDRSHVQSVVSSYMSESQCDSDVSKKFKRTTLVKKCKQSLKENRRYSTKSGKRTRIPHDVSVHMRIKSDERPYVCKECDNSFSHVNKLKRHMRIHTGGKPFMCRECDKSFSQKCNLKTHMKTHTGEKPFMCKECDRSFSNPSHLKSHIRTHTGEKPFSCKECDNIFNDKSHLKSHMRIHTGEKPFMCKECDRSFSVKSSLKRHMRIHSGEKPFMCKECDRSFSVKSGLKSHIRTHTGEKPFSCQVCDKSFSDAVSLKRHMRTHTGEKPFSCEVCDRSFIDAVSLKRHMKTHTGEKPFMCRECDRSFSIKSSLKEHMRTHTGEKPFSCKECDRSFSVRSGLKKHMRTHTGEKPFSCKECDRSFSIKSSLKEHMRTHTGEKPFSCKECDRSFSVRSGLKRHMRTHTGEKPFLCQECDKSFSQIAHLKSHMRTHTGEKPFSCTECDKSFSRKSQLKRHMRIHTAEKPFLKQGKPTVGEP, encoded by the coding sequence ttaaagaagaacCAAAGGAAACAAAACTTCTACAGATTAAAATGGAgcaagaggaaccagaacctccacataTTGAAGAGGAACAAGAGTATCCAGTATCCCCACAGATTGAAGAAGAGCAGGAGGAACCCCAAACTATACAGATTAGGAACACTCATACCTTAATGGAGATTCCTACTTTGGAGGAACATgttgacagtgaagcagatggaaacaatcagctgagctttaatggaactgatagtcaggatgaagaaggaaaccaacatgaagaatcaacatcaactccagatgaagagacagagccacagagcagagatcagaggaagagaagagacagaagtcatgtccaaagtgtggtcAGCTCTTACATGTCAGAAAGTCAGTGCGACTCTGATGTTAGTAAAAAGTTCAAGAGGACAACTTTGGTGAAGAAATGCAAACAATCCCTAAAGGAAAATAGACGTTACTCTACAAAGTCTGGTAAAAGAACAAGAATTCCACACGATGTGTCTGTCCACATGAGAATTAAGTCTGATGAAAGACCTTAtgtctgtaaagaatgtgataacaGTTTTAGTCatgtaaataaacttaaaagacacatgagaattcaCACAGGAGGGAAGCCTTTTATGTGTagagaatgtgataaaagttttagtcaaaaatgtaatctcaaaacacacatgaaaactcatacaggagaaaagccctttatgtgtaaagaatgtgatagaagttttagtAATCCTTCTCATCTCAAATCACACATtcgaactcatacaggagagaagcctttctcgtgtaaagaatgtgacaatatttttaatgataaatctcatctcaaatcacacatgagaattcatacaggagagaagccctttatgtgtaaagaatgtgatagaagttttagtgttaaatctagtctcaaaagacacatgagaattcattcaggagagaagccctttatgtgtaaagaatgtgatagaagttttagtgttaaatctggtctcaaatcacacattcgaactcatacaggagagaagcctttttcgtgtcaagtatgtgacaaaagttttagtgatGCAGTTTCTCTCaagagacacatgagaactcatacaggagagaagcctttttcgtgtGAAGTATGTGACAGAAGTTTCATTGATGCAGTTtctctcaaaagacacatgaaaactcatacaggagaaaagccttttatgTGTagagaatgtgacagaagttttagtatTAAATCTAGTCTCAAagaacacatgagaactcatacaggagagaagcctttctcgtgtaaagaatgtgacagaagctTTAGTGTTAGATCTGgtctcaaaaaacacatgagaactcatacaggagagaagcctttctcgtgtaaagaatgtgacagaagttttagtatTAAATCTAGTCTCAAagaacacatgagaactcatacaggagagaagcctttctcgtgtaaagaatgtgacagaagctTTAGTGTTAGATCTggtctcaaaagacacatgagaactcatacaggagagaagccttttttgtgtcaaGAATGCGACAAAAGCTTTAGTCAAATAGCTCATCTCAAATCGCACATGAGAAcgcatacaggagagaagcctttctcgTGTacagaatgtgataaaagttttagtcgaaAATCTCaactcaaaagacacatgagaattcatacagcagagaagccttttttaaaGCAAGGGAAACCCACAGTAGGGGAGCCATGA